Below is a window of Oceaniferula flava DNA.
TCTCCAAGCTCTTGGGGCTGCATCGCGTGATGAGCGATGCCCGCTGCTACGATTGGGTCAACGATATGGATCTGCTCCGCAAAGGTTACGGTGATGCCGTCCTGGCGACGGTGGTTTCCAAATACAGCGTGGAAGAGTGCCGCGAGATTCTTAGTGCCGTTTACCAGCAAGCTCCGGCTGTTCCTACGCAGGCGGTTGCCGGTTAGCTAGTCACTTGGTAGCTTAGCCGACAAGTGCCGTCTGCCTGTGGCTCAAACTGGCAGAGGTTGAGTTGCAGCGAATGTTTCAGAAATGTTCGGCCGTGGCCTAATATGGTAGCGGCCTCTGCTCCGCCAACTAGCTGTTTGCCATCGAGAATTACAGAGAAGGTATCGCCTGCCTCGAGGTCACCAAGCGTTTGTCCGCTCAGCAGTTTGCCGTCGGCAGAGAGGGTAATGAGGTCGTTGGGCACAGGGCGATCTAAGTGACATCAGGGTGAAATTCAAGTTGCAATGCCTGCCTGATTGGAGTCCTTTCTCCGCAACAACCTATTTGAAACCTAATGAGTGAGCAAAACCTAGACATTACCGTTTATCTGAAAACTTTCTGCGGCTGGAGCGAGGGCGTGCGTGCCATCATGCGCAAGTATGACCTCGAATACACTGAGAAGGACATCATCAAGAACCCGGCCTTCCGCTGGGAGATGGAGCAGAAAAGCGGCCAGCCGCTGAGCCCCTGCGTGCTGGTCAATGGCACCATGCTTGCCGACGTTTCCGGTGATGAAGTCGAGCAGTATCTTGTGGAGCAGAACTTGGTTGCCCCCATTGATGCTCCTGCAGATGCGCCCACGGACAGTAGCTGCCCGGGCCATTAATCGTCGCCCCCTAAGACGGGGTGAAATTCCTACCTTGGCGTCATTTTTGCCGATTTGCCAAGGCAAGGGGCTTTCGTGATCAAATGCCATATCCTCCTGCGTAGTAGGTGATCATGGCAACGCATTATCACGATAAAACGCAGCATAGTTCCCGGCGCAG
It encodes the following:
- a CDS encoding glutaredoxin family protein; its protein translation is MSEQNLDITVYLKTFCGWSEGVRAIMRKYDLEYTEKDIIKNPAFRWEMEQKSGQPLSPCVLVNGTMLADVSGDEVEQYLVEQNLVAPIDAPADAPTDSSCPGH